Proteins encoded within one genomic window of Paraglaciecola psychrophila 170:
- the ssb gene encoding single-stranded DNA-binding protein, with the protein MASKGVNKVILVGNLGKDPEVRYTPNGKAVANLTLATSESWKDQSGQMQEKTEWHRVSMFGKLAEIAGEYLRKGSQVYIEGKLQTRKWQNKEGQDQFTTEIVLDPFNGVMQMLGGKGGGQSEGGFQGQQRPAAAPQQSNQGYQQAPQQSYQQTPQQGQQYQKPPAQGAPQQSNQGFNQAPAQGQQPAPMAEPDFDFDDDIPF; encoded by the coding sequence ATGGCGAGCAAAGGCGTAAACAAAGTAATCTTAGTGGGTAATTTGGGTAAAGATCCCGAAGTAAGATATACACCAAATGGCAAAGCCGTTGCCAATTTAACTTTAGCCACATCAGAAAGCTGGAAAGATCAAAGTGGCCAAATGCAGGAAAAAACTGAATGGCACCGCGTATCCATGTTTGGTAAGTTAGCTGAAATTGCTGGCGAATATTTACGCAAAGGCAGCCAGGTGTACATTGAAGGTAAACTGCAAACACGCAAATGGCAGAACAAAGAAGGCCAAGACCAATTCACCACAGAAATTGTTTTAGACCCATTCAATGGCGTTATGCAAATGTTGGGCGGTAAAGGTGGCGGTCAGTCTGAAGGCGGTTTCCAAGGTCAACAACGTCCTGCTGCGGCTCCACAACAATCAAATCAAGGTTATCAACAGGCACCCCAACAAAGTTATCAACAAACACCTCAGCAAGGGCAGCAATACCAAAAGCCTCCAGCTCAAGGTGCGCCACAACAATCAAATCAAGGTTTCAACCAAGCACCCGCTCAGGGACAACAACCGGCTCCTATGGCTGAACCAGACTTTGACTTTGATGACGATATCCCGTTCTAG
- a CDS encoding tetratricopeptide repeat protein: MTDSSQKNNTSSLKQRIAKSLNNDNLNLAQYLLKELLETEPDNIKARKKLAALLFAQGDYMQSKQLLIRGIELHPAKGDLRLMLARLYMVQKNRHSP; encoded by the coding sequence ATGACTGACAGCAGTCAGAAAAATAACACCAGTAGTTTAAAACAACGAATTGCCAAGAGCCTCAATAATGATAATCTCAACTTGGCACAGTACTTATTAAAGGAATTATTGGAAACTGAACCTGATAATATTAAAGCTAGGAAAAAATTAGCGGCATTACTGTTTGCTCAAGGTGATTACATGCAGTCCAAGCAGCTACTTATTAGAGGTATTGAATTACACCCAGCCAAAGGTGATCTAAGGTTGATGCTGGCCCGATTGTATATGGTTCAAAAAAACCGTCACTCGCCATAA
- the gspM gene encoding type II secretion system protein GspM: MSNSLEQEYKKLSIKFLEVSLREQILILLCGLAVVILMMYTFLLEPILENSEKLQQKSISAKKEISILAGQVSELTNTLKTNPNDPVLERIALLKRQIRNIINQLQTQTDNLVPANEMAGMLENVLVGSKGLKLIELQSIAPVSISLGQSQKGEEPIAGLYRHGVTLAFEGSYFDIKRYIEKLESLPWQFYWKKFDYLVGEYPTASVELEIYTLSTNKAFIGV; this comes from the coding sequence ATGAGTAATTCTTTGGAGCAGGAATACAAGAAACTTTCGATTAAATTCTTAGAAGTAAGCTTGCGTGAGCAGATTTTAATTCTACTTTGTGGCTTAGCTGTTGTGATATTGATGATGTACACTTTTTTATTAGAGCCCATATTAGAGAATTCAGAAAAGTTACAGCAGAAAAGTATTAGTGCAAAAAAAGAGATTAGTATTTTGGCGGGACAGGTGTCTGAATTGACCAACACACTTAAAACTAATCCAAACGACCCAGTTCTTGAAAGAATCGCTTTATTGAAACGCCAAATACGAAACATTATTAATCAATTACAGACACAAACAGATAATTTAGTGCCCGCTAATGAAATGGCAGGAATGTTAGAAAATGTATTAGTAGGCAGTAAGGGGTTAAAGTTAATCGAATTGCAGTCTATTGCGCCAGTATCTATATCATTGGGACAATCCCAAAAAGGTGAAGAACCAATAGCTGGTTTATATCGCCACGGTGTCACACTTGCATTTGAAGGAAGTTATTTCGATATTAAACGGTATATAGAAAAACTAGAATCCTTGCCATGGCAATTTTACTGGAAAAAATTTGACTACCTAGTAGGTGAATACCCAACTGCAAGTGTTGAGTTAGAAATATATACTCTCAGTACCAACAAAGCTTTCATAGGAGTTTAA
- a CDS encoding MFS transporter has product MNSTELRSAFSLAFVYVLRMLGLFMVMPVIAISAKTYPDYSAFLVGLAIGGYGLTQALLQIPMGVLSDKIGRKPVIAGGLVIFAIGSLVAATADSLTWVVVGRFLQGAGAIAGAIMALAGDLSRESQRPKVMAIIGISIGFSFYIALLLGPIIASRFGLSGIFLMTGVLACLCVFLVLFVVPNAKNVAPKGDTLPVIQDLKILFTHPQLARLNISVLLLHMLITLLFVQIPVFLVNLNWPLDKHWQAYSVVLVVSVVGLIGFMAIAKKYKNAVLSISVAGLALVFTLMIFSQQSIIYLLVLVCLFFTCFNYLEANFPAMVSNISPAGKKGSAMGIYASFQFFGAFMGGVLSGSIGELLGIQWVFGLASILCCIWLLLIRGLQATNRLKRYTLKTTTQITSMALQQLSELEGVVDITVVPNEQVMYLKAEQDFDIQQARLVLNLKD; this is encoded by the coding sequence TTGAATTCTACCGAACTTCGCAGCGCTTTTTCTCTTGCCTTTGTGTATGTGCTTCGCATGCTTGGCTTATTTATGGTGATGCCAGTTATAGCTATTAGCGCCAAAACCTATCCAGATTATTCGGCTTTTCTTGTCGGACTAGCAATAGGTGGCTACGGCTTAACACAAGCCTTACTCCAGATCCCAATGGGGGTGCTATCAGATAAAATTGGCCGAAAACCAGTTATTGCAGGCGGTTTAGTTATTTTTGCCATCGGCAGTCTTGTGGCAGCGACCGCTGATAGTTTAACTTGGGTTGTAGTGGGTCGTTTTCTTCAAGGTGCAGGCGCAATTGCAGGAGCCATCATGGCATTGGCTGGAGATTTAAGCCGAGAAAGCCAACGACCAAAAGTAATGGCAATCATTGGTATATCTATTGGTTTCTCTTTTTACATAGCCTTACTTCTGGGACCTATCATCGCGAGTAGATTTGGCCTTAGTGGTATTTTTCTGATGACTGGGGTATTAGCTTGTCTGTGTGTTTTTTTAGTATTGTTTGTTGTACCTAATGCAAAAAATGTGGCACCTAAAGGCGATACTCTACCGGTTATTCAAGATTTAAAAATTCTATTTACGCACCCACAACTAGCCCGCTTAAATATTAGTGTGTTGTTATTACACATGTTAATTACACTACTCTTTGTGCAAATCCCAGTGTTTTTAGTCAATTTAAATTGGCCACTTGATAAGCATTGGCAAGCATATTCCGTGGTATTAGTTGTTTCTGTTGTAGGCCTTATTGGCTTTATGGCTATAGCAAAGAAATATAAAAATGCTGTTTTATCCATCAGTGTTGCAGGCTTAGCTTTAGTGTTTACTTTGATGATATTTAGTCAACAGTCTATTATTTATTTACTTGTACTAGTTTGTTTATTTTTTACTTGTTTCAATTACTTAGAAGCTAATTTTCCAGCTATGGTGTCAAACATATCACCAGCTGGTAAAAAAGGCTCAGCTATGGGGATCTACGCTAGTTTTCAGTTTTTTGGTGCCTTTATGGGTGGTGTGTTATCCGGCAGTATCGGCGAGCTATTAGGCATTCAATGGGTATTTGGTTTAGCCAGTATTTTATGTTGTATTTGGTTGTTGTTGATCAGAGGTTTACAGGCGACGAATCGACTGAAACGTTATACACTTAAAACAACGACACAAATAACAAGTATGGCTTTACAGCAGCTTTCTGAATTAGAAGGTGTGGTGGACATAACGGTTGTTCCAAATGAACAAGTTATGTATCTAAAGGCAGAACAAGATTTCGATATTCAACAAGCTCGGCTTGTACTGAATTTAAAAGATTAA
- a CDS encoding TonB-dependent receptor — translation MNLNISYLMLILLSTSVFSQEQPIEKITVTASRASQKVLDVASNISWLDDESLRLIEQQHINQALVRIPGAWISRGNGQEHLTAIRSPVLTGTGGCGAFFIAQDGISLRAPGFCNVNQLFDANTEQASSLEVLRGPASTMYGSNAVHGVINVLTPNPFDTQQSSVSLSLGPHDYTRGMFSLSTTGEQHGFLLYGNVTKDAGYLQDSGYEQQKVNLIHQYQGGKWQIKNVLAVSNLKQETAGFISGFEVYKDASLKRQNPNPEAFRDSQSMRVYSQISYVENDTTSFTITPYIRSTDMQFLQHYLPWQPIEDNSHSSVGVQTQFQKYYGDLSWLSGFDVDYTQGQLTETQAEDFSPTLPAGIHYDYKVNATVYSPFAQLQWTATQQLILSAGVRYEHTKYDYDNRLSTGSACAQGIENCRFTRPEDQVVDYDEWSYQVNANYALTNNYRLYAQYSTGYRAPQATELFRLQAGQTVAELDAEDVNSIELGLRGKTDSLFYDVTLFSMQKDNFIFQDTDRQNISNGETSHRGIELVLSYHWQYFYASANGTFAKHQYDSNLTLSRINIKDNEIDTAPEHMGSAQLGWRTDSGSFIELEWVHQGNYYLDPENSAEYSGHNLLNLRTGWALNETLDIGVRVSNLTDEDYAERADFGFGSYRYFVGEFRSVYATVRYQY, via the coding sequence TTGAACCTAAATATTAGTTACCTCATGTTAATACTACTAAGCACATCGGTTTTTAGCCAAGAGCAACCCATAGAGAAAATTACTGTTACAGCTTCTCGGGCTAGTCAAAAAGTGTTGGATGTCGCTAGTAATATCAGTTGGTTAGACGATGAAAGTTTAAGATTGATAGAACAGCAGCATATCAATCAAGCTTTGGTGCGCATACCGGGCGCTTGGATCAGTCGGGGTAATGGCCAAGAACACCTAACTGCGATTCGTTCACCGGTGCTAACTGGAACAGGTGGTTGTGGTGCATTCTTTATTGCCCAGGATGGTATTTCGCTTCGTGCCCCAGGATTTTGTAATGTAAATCAATTGTTCGATGCCAATACTGAACAGGCATCCTCGCTTGAAGTGTTGCGTGGCCCTGCAAGTACTATGTATGGCTCGAATGCAGTGCATGGGGTGATTAATGTGCTGACCCCTAATCCTTTTGATACCCAGCAATCCAGTGTGTCTTTGAGTCTGGGGCCACATGATTACACCCGTGGCATGTTTAGTTTGTCTACAACAGGTGAACAACATGGTTTTTTGTTATATGGCAACGTTACAAAAGATGCAGGATATTTACAGGACAGTGGCTATGAGCAGCAAAAAGTGAACCTGATACATCAATATCAAGGCGGTAAATGGCAGATTAAAAATGTACTAGCGGTCAGTAATCTGAAACAAGAAACGGCTGGTTTTATTAGCGGATTCGAGGTTTATAAAGATGCGTCACTAAAAAGACAAAACCCTAATCCTGAAGCGTTTCGCGATAGTCAGTCGATGCGCGTTTATAGTCAAATCAGTTATGTTGAAAACGACACCACAAGCTTTACCATTACGCCCTATATAAGGTCGACAGATATGCAGTTTTTACAGCATTATCTTCCTTGGCAACCCATCGAAGATAACAGTCATTCAAGTGTTGGTGTGCAAACACAATTCCAAAAGTATTACGGCGACTTGAGTTGGTTGAGTGGCTTTGATGTGGATTATACTCAAGGGCAATTGACTGAGACCCAAGCAGAAGACTTTTCGCCTACTTTACCCGCCGGCATTCATTATGATTACAAGGTGAATGCAACTGTCTACTCTCCTTTTGCCCAACTTCAATGGACCGCAACACAACAATTAATACTCAGCGCTGGGGTGCGTTATGAACATACCAAATATGATTACGATAATCGATTAAGTACCGGCAGTGCATGTGCGCAAGGTATTGAAAACTGTCGATTTACTCGCCCTGAAGACCAAGTAGTCGATTACGATGAATGGTCGTATCAAGTTAATGCAAACTACGCATTAACCAATAACTATCGACTCTACGCTCAATATTCTACAGGGTATCGAGCACCTCAAGCCACAGAGTTATTTAGACTTCAAGCCGGCCAAACAGTGGCAGAACTTGATGCTGAAGATGTGAATTCGATTGAATTGGGCTTAAGAGGCAAGACTGACTCGTTATTTTATGATGTCACCTTATTTTCTATGCAAAAAGATAATTTTATTTTTCAAGATACTGATAGGCAAAATATCAGCAATGGTGAAACCTCTCATCGTGGAATAGAACTGGTGCTAAGTTATCATTGGCAATACTTTTACGCGTCTGCTAACGGTACTTTTGCTAAGCACCAGTACGACTCAAATCTAACACTAAGTCGGATCAATATTAAAGATAATGAAATAGATACGGCGCCAGAACATATGGGCAGTGCACAACTCGGTTGGCGAACTGATTCAGGTAGTTTCATCGAGTTGGAGTGGGTACATCAAGGTAATTATTACCTTGATCCTGAGAATAGCGCTGAATATAGTGGTCACAACTTACTTAATTTGCGAACTGGTTGGGCATTAAATGAAACACTAGATATCGGTGTCAGAGTTAGCAACCTTACTGATGAAGATTATGCTGAAAGGGCCGACTTTGGTTTTGGCAGTTACCGTTATTTTGTAGGTGAATTTAGGTCAGTTTATGCCACAGTTCGATATCAATACTAG
- a CDS encoding ExeA family protein: protein MYLYHYGIKELPFTLTPNTSYFFGLPSHKEAIQVLLTALKTGEGFIKVTGEVGTGKTLICRKLLNELPAHFVAAYIPNPYLTPTELRRAVASELNVVLTDNSDQQEFTQRIQQRLIHIHQENRGVVLIIDEAQALPVESIEALRLITNLETESRKLLQVVLFGQPELNDKLSLPELRQLKQRVTFSYTLQLMDSDQVYQYVKHRMNVAGYRGGDLFDRKCCSLLFKASKGTPRIVNVLCHKALMLAYGEGLQKIPVSHVKLSIKDTEAATQTKYTLLISCVGVLVVMIALSFTYFSWLGFAL from the coding sequence ATGTATCTATACCACTACGGTATTAAAGAATTACCTTTCACATTAACACCCAACACCAGTTATTTTTTTGGCCTGCCCAGCCACAAAGAAGCGATTCAAGTATTATTGACTGCACTCAAAACGGGTGAAGGCTTTATTAAGGTCACCGGCGAAGTAGGTACAGGTAAAACCTTAATTTGTCGTAAGTTGTTAAACGAATTACCCGCCCACTTTGTTGCCGCTTATATTCCTAATCCATATTTAACCCCCACAGAGCTTCGCCGAGCAGTAGCGAGTGAGTTAAACGTGGTGTTAACTGACAATTCTGATCAGCAGGAATTTACGCAGCGTATTCAACAACGTCTGATCCATATTCACCAAGAAAATAGAGGTGTCGTGCTCATCATTGATGAAGCACAAGCGCTACCAGTAGAAAGTATTGAAGCACTTAGGTTAATTACTAATCTGGAAACCGAATCACGTAAATTGTTGCAAGTGGTATTGTTTGGTCAGCCGGAATTGAACGATAAGTTGTCTTTGCCGGAGCTAAGACAATTAAAACAAAGAGTGACATTTTCTTATACTCTGCAATTGATGGATAGCGATCAAGTTTATCAATATGTAAAACATAGAATGAATGTAGCGGGTTATCGTGGGGGCGATTTGTTCGACCGGAAATGTTGCTCTTTGCTTTTTAAGGCCAGCAAAGGCACCCCACGAATAGTCAATGTGTTATGCCACAAAGCTTTAATGCTAGCCTATGGCGAAGGCCTGCAAAAAATCCCTGTATCACATGTAAAACTATCGATAAAAGATACCGAAGCCGCCACACAAACTAAATACACCTTACTCATATCATGTGTCGGTGTTTTAGTTGTTATGATAGCTTTAAGTTTTACTTATTTTAGCTGGTTGGGGTTTGCTTTATGA
- a CDS encoding type IV pilus biogenesis protein PilM, with product MQIGWREFIKGRFKKTSKFHSVGIEIGVNNFHISTLKKVKGKLNWVKQHSASIENWQTTLKTYVETNNITNTQCNIALSISKYKLLQLDRPAVEDAELIQALQWMVKEQLFSDDEFVIDYFDPPAVTATSTKKLNVVAVSKGDVMEVRDGVLKAGLALNIIGIEELAICNLLTPSDDAVITLKQEEGGQLSLNIIKRNQLFFSRRLRGYENLANFSQEELKMGVVDNLSLEIQRSMDYFESQLRQAPVKKVYISLDTIHQKQVANMIKQVIFVSVEKFIPSVNTDDGMPIKASSFASLGAAIDNASLIA from the coding sequence ATGCAAATTGGTTGGCGCGAATTTATTAAAGGTCGATTTAAAAAGACCTCAAAATTTCATTCCGTAGGGATCGAAATTGGTGTTAACAATTTTCACATTTCTACCTTAAAAAAAGTCAAGGGAAAACTTAACTGGGTAAAGCAACACTCTGCATCTATCGAAAATTGGCAAACTACACTCAAGACTTACGTCGAAACGAATAATATTACAAATACCCAATGTAATATCGCCTTATCCATCTCAAAATATAAATTGTTGCAACTCGACAGGCCTGCTGTAGAAGACGCAGAGTTAATACAAGCCTTGCAATGGATGGTTAAAGAGCAATTATTCAGTGATGATGAATTTGTCATTGATTATTTTGACCCTCCTGCAGTTACTGCAACTTCTACAAAAAAATTAAATGTAGTTGCTGTAAGCAAGGGTGACGTGATGGAAGTTCGCGATGGTGTATTGAAAGCAGGTTTAGCACTCAACATTATAGGTATTGAAGAGCTGGCAATCTGCAATCTTTTAACACCCAGCGATGACGCTGTTATTACTTTAAAACAAGAGGAAGGTGGACAGCTTAGTTTGAACATTATTAAGCGTAACCAATTGTTCTTTTCTCGACGTTTACGGGGTTATGAAAACCTGGCTAACTTTTCGCAAGAAGAATTAAAAATGGGTGTAGTTGATAACTTAAGTCTAGAAATTCAACGCTCCATGGATTATTTTGAGAGCCAGTTACGACAAGCACCTGTAAAAAAAGTCTATATTTCTTTAGATACGATCCATCAAAAGCAGGTCGCCAACATGATCAAACAAGTAATTTTTGTTTCGGTGGAAAAATTCATACCCAGTGTGAATACAGATGATGGAATGCCAATTAAAGCATCAAGCTTTGCTAGTTTAGGCGCAGCAATTGATAATGCGAGTTTGATTGCCTAA
- the mshL gene encoding pilus (MSHA type) biogenesis protein MshL yields MVFKKLLLLGIVLIICSCQSQQKTTAVAHSFNSAIAEYENEDKQNSQPLAGQSLVGGPLLTIPDEINQALLPSPSDTSNQLFGESKYDINAQKVGAAAFFSSIVKGTPYSVAIHPDVSGEISLDLKQVALTDVFDLVAELYGYEIEHKQNIYRIYPTGMRTETFAINYLLMKRDGATQTSITSGGVSQASGNSSSGINSQNRFSGNSSNSGSSSNSNNNLGSGNNSNGTSISTRTETDFWAELLATLESMLGKGEGKSVMVTPQAGLVTVRAMPKEIRAVKAFLDVSEEIIQRQVILEARIIEVALDDGYQQGINWGQILANSGSTDFQFSNSPGAIGNSISAALGNVTSLSFINKDFSGVLSLLSTQGNVQVLSSPRVTAINNQKAVIKVGDDEYFVTDVSSQSTISSSTTSVVPNIELTPFFSGIALDVTPQIDADGMVLLHVHPSVIETQEQEKIVTLNQEQFVLPLAQSNIRESDTVIRAKSGEIVVIGGLMQTIISESESKTPLLGDIPILGNLFKSKRNSEIKKELVILIKPTVVGKDTWKQELRRSRDQMADWLHVD; encoded by the coding sequence ATGGTTTTTAAGAAATTACTACTTTTGGGCATAGTCTTGATTATTTGTTCATGCCAAAGTCAACAAAAAACCACAGCCGTGGCTCACTCTTTTAACTCTGCTATTGCAGAATATGAAAACGAAGATAAACAAAACAGTCAGCCTCTGGCTGGCCAATCCTTAGTCGGCGGCCCCCTATTAACAATTCCTGACGAAATCAACCAAGCCCTATTGCCTAGCCCGAGCGATACATCCAACCAACTCTTTGGCGAGTCAAAGTATGATATTAACGCACAGAAAGTAGGTGCGGCTGCATTTTTCAGCAGCATAGTCAAAGGTACGCCATATAGCGTCGCTATCCATCCTGACGTTTCGGGGGAGATTTCACTAGACTTAAAGCAGGTAGCATTGACAGATGTGTTCGATTTAGTAGCTGAGCTATATGGCTATGAAATCGAACATAAACAAAACATCTATCGTATATATCCTACAGGAATGCGCACTGAAACCTTCGCGATTAATTATCTATTAATGAAACGAGATGGAGCAACACAAACGAGTATTACTTCAGGAGGTGTTTCACAAGCCTCTGGAAACAGCAGTAGTGGCATTAATTCTCAAAATCGTTTCAGTGGTAATTCTAGTAATTCGGGCAGTAGCAGTAACAGTAACAACAACTTAGGGTCAGGCAATAATAGCAACGGCACGAGTATCTCCACTCGCACCGAGACCGACTTTTGGGCTGAATTGTTGGCTACGCTAGAGTCTATGCTTGGTAAAGGAGAAGGCAAAAGTGTGATGGTCACACCTCAAGCAGGTTTGGTAACAGTACGTGCTATGCCTAAAGAAATTAGGGCCGTAAAAGCTTTTTTAGATGTGTCTGAGGAAATTATTCAAAGACAAGTTATTCTCGAAGCCAGAATTATAGAGGTTGCACTTGATGATGGTTATCAACAAGGCATTAACTGGGGGCAAATTCTAGCCAATAGTGGCTCAACAGATTTTCAGTTTTCTAACTCTCCTGGGGCCATTGGCAATAGCATAAGTGCCGCATTAGGTAACGTCACCAGCTTGTCGTTTATTAATAAAGACTTTTCTGGTGTATTATCGCTGCTATCTACTCAAGGTAATGTGCAGGTGTTGTCTAGTCCACGAGTAACCGCAATTAATAATCAAAAAGCGGTGATTAAAGTGGGAGATGATGAATATTTTGTCACCGATGTATCTAGCCAAAGCACCATCTCTAGCAGTACCACTTCAGTGGTACCCAATATTGAGTTAACCCCCTTCTTTTCAGGCATAGCTCTAGATGTCACACCCCAAATAGATGCAGACGGTATGGTTTTATTGCATGTGCATCCTTCTGTGATTGAAACTCAAGAGCAAGAAAAAATCGTAACCTTAAACCAAGAGCAATTTGTATTGCCTCTTGCTCAAAGTAATATTCGCGAATCTGATACCGTCATTCGGGCTAAATCAGGTGAGATAGTGGTCATTGGTGGATTGATGCAAACAATTATTTCAGAGTCAGAATCAAAAACACCTCTACTTGGAGATATTCCAATTTTAGGAAACCTGTTTAAAAGTAAACGAAACAGTGAAATTAAAAAAGAACTGGTGATTTTAATCAAACCGACTGTGGTGGGTAAAGACACCTGGAAACAGGAGTTAAGACGTAGTAGAGATCAAATGGCCGATTGGCTTCACGTGGACTAA
- a CDS encoding AraC family transcriptional regulator, whose product MSEYKSLQQSPFLQDVIGIQQILSMFDLLTDVIFWIKDTESRVVYANKMFVEHIGMHSISQVLGKSDAAFFPPHIAKQFITDDQSVMSGNVITDRLELNILKFGEFAWFSTSKRPLFDSQNTIIGSYGFTRLLSKASQVLSSIDAIKAPVEHVRENFHRDLKIEDLAKLAFISVSALERRFKKYLSKTPKQFINEIRLENARRMLIETRLPIADVAYRCGFSEHSYFSRQFRLMFGTLPSQLRENMQQNTVDNQLM is encoded by the coding sequence ATGTCCGAATATAAAAGTCTTCAACAATCCCCATTTTTACAAGATGTGATTGGTATCCAGCAAATTCTTAGTATGTTTGATTTACTAACGGATGTGATTTTTTGGATTAAAGACACCGAAAGTCGGGTGGTTTATGCCAATAAAATGTTTGTTGAGCACATTGGTATGCATTCAATTAGTCAAGTCTTAGGTAAGTCTGACGCAGCCTTTTTCCCACCGCATATCGCCAAACAATTTATCACCGATGATCAAAGTGTGATGAGCGGCAATGTGATTACTGACCGCTTAGAATTGAATATTCTTAAGTTTGGCGAATTTGCTTGGTTCTCAACTTCGAAGCGGCCTCTATTTGATAGTCAAAATACTATCATCGGTTCTTATGGTTTCACTCGCTTGTTATCTAAGGCATCACAGGTGTTATCAAGCATTGATGCGATAAAGGCACCAGTAGAGCATGTGCGAGAAAATTTTCATCGAGACTTGAAAATTGAAGATTTAGCTAAACTTGCCTTTATATCAGTCAGCGCCCTTGAAAGGCGTTTTAAAAAGTATTTGTCTAAAACGCCTAAACAATTTATCAACGAAATTCGATTAGAAAATGCCCGTCGGATGTTAATTGAAACACGATTACCCATCGCTGACGTGGCATATCGGTGTGGTTTTTCGGAGCATAGTTATTTTAGCCGCCAGTTTCGTTTGATGTTTGGTACTTTGCCGTCTCAATTAAGAGAAAACATGCAACAAAACACTGTTGATAACCAACTAATGTGA
- a CDS encoding PilN domain-containing protein, protein MKHIVNFYHPEFHPQLRLLTLPSVIISWVFVALICSFFYFYLATEQINIKSEISKLEQDSQQQKILVKELQNAIDNQKVNPTLLTQVEKNQQIISLKKRVLNKLSSQEQLKSHSFSKLMIDLSNHDQDGLWLTHINLNGISIVMEGAATDSSIVPRWLSSLGQTDYFRGQEFSNTRLYRDSEQQLNFVISTSTEPTLEKDSNNE, encoded by the coding sequence ATGAAGCATATAGTTAACTTTTATCATCCAGAGTTTCATCCTCAGTTACGTTTGTTAACATTGCCTAGCGTCATCATAAGTTGGGTATTTGTAGCACTTATTTGCAGCTTTTTTTACTTTTATCTGGCAACAGAACAAATAAACATCAAATCTGAAATTTCTAAGCTAGAACAAGATAGTCAACAGCAAAAAATATTAGTTAAAGAGTTACAAAACGCAATAGACAACCAGAAAGTTAATCCAACACTGCTTACACAAGTGGAAAAGAATCAACAAATTATCAGTCTCAAAAAACGCGTTTTAAATAAGTTGTCCAGTCAAGAGCAGTTAAAATCACACAGTTTTTCGAAACTGATGATAGATCTCTCCAATCACGATCAAGATGGACTGTGGCTAACTCATATAAACTTGAATGGTATAAGTATAGTAATGGAAGGCGCAGCAACAGACTCTTCCATAGTACCCAGATGGCTTAGTTCATTAGGCCAAACTGATTATTTTAGAGGACAAGAATTCTCTAATACTAGGCTTTATCGTGACTCTGAGCAACAACTCAACTTCGTTATCTCAACAAGTACAGAGCCTACATTAGAAAAGGACTCTAATAATGAGTAA